The following are encoded in a window of Mycobacterium decipiens genomic DNA:
- the mftG gene encoding mycofactocin system GMC family oxidoreductase MftG: MTAAAGHSDVLIVGAGSAGSVVAERLSADPGCVVTVLDAGPGLDDPGWLAQTANGLQLPIGAGSPLVERYLTKLTDRPVRQSPIVRGVTVGGSGAVNGGYFCRGLPGEFDRAAIPGWAWSDVLNHFRAIETDLDFDGPAHGNSGPIPVRRTHDMTGTTEVFVAATLRAGFTWIADLNDVGPEMPSGVGAVPLNIIDGVRTSSAAGYLMPALSRPNLTLLAQTRAVRLRFSATTAVGVDAIGPEGPTTLTADRIVLCAGAIQSAHLLMLSGVGAEPVLRAAGVEVVAALPVGMGCSDHPEWVMPTSWAVAVDRPVLEVVLSTADGIEIRPYTGGFVAMTGDGTAGHRDWPHIGVALMRPRARGRITLVSPNPQVPAHIEHRYDSEPADVVALRQGSELARELCGAATRIGPAVWSTSQHLCGSAPMGTEGDPRAVVDHRCRVRGIENLWVIDGSILPSITSRGPHATIVMLAHRAAEFVQ, encoded by the coding sequence TTGACCGCAGCGGCCGGGCACAGCGATGTGCTGATCGTCGGTGCCGGAAGTGCTGGATCGGTTGTCGCCGAGCGCCTTTCCGCCGATCCCGGCTGCGTGGTGACCGTACTCGATGCCGGCCCCGGACTCGACGATCCAGGGTGGTTGGCCCAGACCGCGAATGGCTTGCAACTGCCCATCGGCGCGGGCAGCCCACTGGTCGAGCGCTATTTGACGAAGCTAACCGATCGGCCGGTTCGCCAGTCGCCAATCGTGCGTGGCGTGACGGTCGGCGGTTCCGGCGCAGTCAACGGCGGCTACTTCTGCCGCGGGCTGCCGGGGGAGTTCGACCGTGCCGCGATACCCGGCTGGGCATGGTCTGATGTCCTCAACCACTTCCGGGCTATCGAGACAGACCTGGATTTCGACGGCCCGGCCCACGGCAACAGCGGCCCCATACCGGTTCGTCGAACACACGACATGACAGGTACCACCGAAGTTTTCGTAGCCGCAACCCTGCGTGCGGGCTTTACCTGGATCGCCGACCTCAACGATGTTGGGCCCGAAATGCCTTCGGGTGTAGGCGCGGTCCCGCTCAACATCATCGACGGTGTACGCACCAGCTCAGCGGCGGGCTATCTGATGCCCGCGTTGAGCCGACCCAATCTGACACTGCTGGCACAGACGCGGGCGGTGCGGTTGCGCTTTTCTGCCACCACCGCAGTGGGCGTCGACGCGATCGGCCCGGAAGGCCCAACCACGCTGACTGCCGACCGAATCGTATTGTGCGCCGGAGCCATTCAGTCGGCGCATCTGCTAATGCTGTCGGGCGTCGGTGCGGAGCCAGTATTGCGGGCCGCCGGAGTGGAAGTGGTGGCGGCGCTGCCGGTTGGGATGGGATGCAGCGACCACCCGGAGTGGGTGATGCCGACCAGCTGGGCGGTGGCTGTGGATCGGCCAGTGTTGGAGGTGGTGTTGAGCACCGCTGATGGCATCGAGATCCGGCCGTACACAGGCGGTTTCGTTGCGATGACCGGCGACGGTACCGCCGGGCATCGTGACTGGCCGCATATCGGGGTCGCCCTCATGCGGCCGCGGGCACGTGGACGCATCACGTTGGTATCGCCAAATCCACAGGTGCCGGCGCACATCGAGCATCGCTACGACAGCGAGCCGGCGGACGTCGTGGCGTTGCGTCAAGGTAGCGAGCTGGCCCGCGAATTATGCGGTGCCGCAACGCGCATCGGCCCAGCGGTGTGGTCGACATCGCAGCACCTGTGCGGTAGCGCTCCGATGGGCACCGAGGGCGACCCGCGCGCCGTCGTTGACCATCGGTGTCGGGTCCGGGGCATCGAGAACCTGTGGGTGATCGACGGATCTATCCTGCCGTCGATCACCAGCCGCGGTCCGCACGCGACCATTGTGATGCTGGCTCATCGCGCCGCGGAATTCGTCCAGTGA
- a CDS encoding amino acid permease, whose product MAGSDILDQIELGKGLRQRHMNLIALGGAIGAGLFVGSGVVIGDTGPAAVVSFLIGGLITMLIMRMLAEMAAAQPVVGSFYVYARQALGPRAGFVTGWMYWYFFVVVVAVETVAGGRIVQLWVPAIPLWMLSLVLLLALTATNLVSVRSFGEFEYWFSSIKVIAIVVFLGLGLLWVMGLWPAATPGLAKLVDYGGFAPMGWAAVLASVVPCVAFYTGAEIVTVAAAESAEPERSVSRAMRSIVARIIAFYVGSVLVVVAVVPWSTKSVGVSPYASALSVIGIPGVATIMNAVVLTAVLSCLNSALYATSRMAFALTSHGDGPRFFTKLSRSGVPRRAIILGTTVGYASVVATYIWGDVVFEYLVNSYGAVALFVYLIIAISQVVLRRRADRRDPGGLRLKMWLFPWLSYATIALMATVILAMAFLSATRSQFVMSGVTLVVIMTAYEVRRRRKVTVGGSPTSGAAFPPKSAARQRLGMGNQRCSTA is encoded by the coding sequence ATGGCAGGTTCCGACATCCTGGACCAGATCGAGTTGGGCAAAGGCCTGCGACAGCGACACATGAACTTGATTGCCCTGGGCGGGGCCATCGGGGCGGGCCTGTTCGTCGGCAGCGGGGTGGTGATCGGCGACACCGGACCCGCGGCGGTCGTTTCCTTCCTAATCGGCGGCCTGATCACGATGTTGATCATGCGGATGCTCGCCGAGATGGCAGCGGCCCAACCGGTGGTCGGGTCCTTCTACGTCTACGCGCGTCAGGCGTTGGGCCCGCGCGCAGGATTCGTGACCGGCTGGATGTATTGGTACTTCTTTGTTGTCGTGGTGGCCGTGGAAACGGTCGCCGGCGGCCGCATTGTGCAGTTGTGGGTGCCGGCGATTCCGCTGTGGATGCTTAGTCTTGTTCTATTGCTGGCGCTGACTGCGACCAATCTGGTATCGGTCCGATCGTTCGGCGAATTCGAATATTGGTTCTCATCTATCAAGGTGATCGCCATCGTCGTCTTTCTTGGTCTGGGCTTGTTGTGGGTCATGGGCCTGTGGCCGGCTGCCACACCGGGATTGGCCAAGCTCGTCGACTACGGCGGTTTCGCGCCCATGGGTTGGGCCGCGGTGTTGGCGTCCGTGGTGCCCTGTGTCGCGTTCTATACCGGCGCCGAGATCGTCACGGTGGCCGCCGCGGAGTCCGCCGAGCCCGAACGTTCGGTTTCTCGCGCGATGAGATCGATCGTTGCGCGGATCATCGCCTTCTACGTCGGGTCGGTTCTGGTCGTGGTCGCCGTGGTGCCATGGAGCACCAAAAGCGTTGGTGTGAGCCCGTATGCCTCGGCGCTCTCGGTCATAGGCATTCCCGGCGTTGCGACGATCATGAATGCCGTTGTTCTCACGGCGGTCTTGTCTTGTCTGAATTCGGCGTTGTACGCCACGTCGCGTATGGCGTTTGCACTGACCAGCCACGGCGACGGACCGCGCTTCTTCACCAAACTGTCCCGCAGCGGCGTACCGCGGCGAGCGATCATCTTGGGCACCACGGTCGGCTACGCATCGGTCGTCGCGACCTACATCTGGGGCGACGTGGTGTTCGAGTATCTGGTCAATTCCTATGGCGCGGTGGCGCTATTCGTTTACCTGATCATCGCGATCTCGCAGGTGGTCCTGCGTCGCCGTGCCGACCGGCGGGACCCCGGTGGGCTGCGACTCAAGATGTGGCTGTTCCCGTGGTTGAGTTACGCCACCATTGCCCTGATGGCCACCGTGATTCTTGCGATGGCATTTCTGTCCGCGACCCGGTCACAGTTCGTCATGAGCGGCGTGACGCTAGTCGTCATCATGACCGCATACGAGGTCCGCCGCAGACGCAAAGTCACGGTCGGCGGAAGCCCGACGTCCGGCGCGGCGTTTCCGCCAAAGTCAGCTGCGCGCCAGCGCCTAGGGATGGGTAACCAGAGGTGTTCGACGGCTTAA